A window of Halovivax gelatinilyticus genomic DNA:
CATACTCGTCTAGCTCCACAATGGTCACGTTCACGCGATCGAACGCGCGATCACTCGAACTGCGCAATCCCAGGACTTCGATGAGGTCGTCCCCATCCTCATCGTAGTACTCATCGAATTCCTCGAGGTCTAGCTCGTTTGGCGTGTCAGTCGAAGCGTTATCGACGATCGTCGCGGCGATTCGATCGGCCTGCGCCGTCTGTGCGCCGCCCGCGTCGGCAAACGGCGTGATGATCGTCGGGACGAACGCGAAGATGAACGCCACCGCGAGTATGAACAGACCGATCCCGACGGCGAAATCCTGAACCGTCTGTCCGCGGTCGTCCCCCATCGGCTTCTGTCGTGGTTCGTACGTCATGGTATCAGGCGATCAGCG
This region includes:
- a CDS encoding DUF7287 family protein; amino-acid sequence: MTYEPRQKPMGDDRGQTVQDFAVGIGLFILAVAFIFAFVPTIITPFADAGGAQTAQADRIAATIVDNASTDTPNELDLEEFDEYYDEDGDDLIEVLGLRSSSDRAFDRVNVTIVELDEYGDDSAEYVNASGHLYDGEIGASATRIVTTEQSECDPVCVLTVRVW